One part of the Streptomyces lienomycini genome encodes these proteins:
- a CDS encoding zinc ribbon domain-containing protein yields the protein MKAEPADQIRLLDVQGLDTRLQQLAHKRRSLPEHAEIESLNKDLTQLRDLLVAAQTEESDCAREQTKAEQDVDQVRQRAGRDQQRLDSGAVTSPKDLENLQREIASLAKRQGDLEDVVLEVMERRESAQERVAELTERSGAVQGKIDDATARRDAAVEELDGEAGSVTKEREVVSGSVPDDLLKLYEKLREQQGGVGAAKLYQRSCQGCRQELAITELSEIRAAAPDTVVRCENCRRILVRTADSGL from the coding sequence CTGAAAGCCGAGCCCGCCGACCAGATCCGACTCCTCGACGTCCAGGGCCTCGACACGCGTCTCCAGCAGCTCGCGCACAAGCGCCGGTCGCTGCCCGAGCACGCCGAGATCGAGTCGCTGAACAAGGACCTCACCCAGCTGCGCGACCTGCTCGTCGCCGCGCAGACCGAGGAGAGCGACTGCGCCCGCGAGCAGACCAAGGCCGAGCAGGACGTCGACCAGGTGCGCCAGCGCGCCGGCCGCGACCAGCAGCGCCTCGACTCCGGCGCCGTCACCTCCCCGAAGGACCTGGAGAACCTCCAGCGCGAGATCGCCTCCCTCGCCAAGCGCCAGGGCGACCTCGAGGACGTCGTGCTGGAGGTGATGGAGCGCCGCGAGTCCGCGCAGGAGCGGGTCGCCGAGCTGACCGAGCGGTCCGGCGCCGTCCAGGGCAAGATCGACGACGCCACCGCGCGCCGCGACGCGGCCGTCGAGGAGCTGGACGGCGAGGCGGGCTCGGTGACCAAGGAGCGCGAGGTCGTCTCGGGCTCCGTCCCCGACGACCTGCTGAAGCTCTACGAGAAGCTGCGCGAGCAGCAGGGCGGCGTCGGCGCGGCCAAGCTGTACCAGCGCAGCTGCCAGGGGTGCCGCCAGGAGCTGGCCATCACCGAGCTGAGCGAGATCCGTGCGGCGGCGCCCGACACGGTCGTCCGCTGCGAGAACTGCCGCCGCATCCTGGTGCGCACGGCCGACTCCGGGCTGTAG
- a CDS encoding MaoC/PaaZ C-terminal domain-containing protein has protein sequence MPIDAAGALAAAPRVREITWGPEDVQLYHLGIGAGRPATDPRELRYTLETRLHVLPSFATVAGGGPPGVIRALSVPGVDVDLAHVLHGGQRLRLHRPVPAHGRANAASRVVAAYDKGTAAVLVLRTEVTDADGPLWTDEAEVFVRGEGGWGGERGPSGRPSPPPAEPPDHVVDHVVREDQALLYRLSGDRNPLHADPEFAARAGFERPVLHGLCTYGAALKAVVDTLWDGDVTRVREYRTRFAGVVYPGETLRTRMWGTAGPDRAGSVGGSVRVAVGAVERDGAPVLADTVVRYG, from the coding sequence ATGCCCATCGACGCAGCCGGGGCACTCGCCGCCGCGCCCCGGGTCCGCGAGATCACCTGGGGGCCCGAGGACGTCCAGCTCTACCACCTCGGCATCGGCGCGGGCCGGCCCGCCACCGACCCCCGCGAACTGCGCTACACCCTGGAGACCCGGCTGCACGTCCTGCCGAGCTTCGCGACGGTGGCCGGCGGCGGCCCACCGGGCGTGATCCGCGCCCTGTCCGTGCCCGGCGTCGACGTCGACCTCGCCCACGTCCTGCACGGCGGCCAGCGCCTGCGCCTGCACCGGCCCGTCCCGGCGCACGGCCGGGCGAACGCGGCCTCGCGCGTCGTCGCCGCGTACGACAAGGGCACGGCGGCCGTACTCGTCCTGCGCACCGAGGTCACCGACGCGGACGGGCCGCTGTGGACCGACGAGGCCGAGGTCTTCGTCCGCGGGGAAGGCGGCTGGGGCGGCGAGCGGGGCCCGTCCGGACGCCCCTCGCCCCCGCCCGCCGAACCCCCGGACCACGTCGTCGACCACGTCGTGCGCGAGGACCAGGCGCTCCTCTACCGGCTCTCCGGCGACCGGAACCCCCTGCACGCCGACCCGGAGTTCGCCGCCCGCGCCGGCTTCGAGCGGCCCGTCCTGCACGGACTGTGCACCTACGGCGCCGCGCTCAAGGCGGTCGTCGACACGCTGTGGGACGGTGACGTGACCCGGGTGCGCGAGTACCGCACACGGTTCGCCGGGGTCGTGTACCCGGGGGAGACGCTGCGCACCCGCATGTGGGGGACCGCGGGACCGGACCGCGCCGGCTCGGTGGGCGGCTCGGTGCGGGTGGCCGTCGGCGCCGTCGAACGGGACGGCGCCCCGGTCCTCGCCGACACCGTCGTCCGGTACGGGTGA
- a CDS encoding sensor histidine kinase, with protein MTGVRGRLRGISSRLDAWQLARQPEAAGVGAGGRPERIGPPPTGFTLLPWLLLGLGSLANIFQGNSSNPWIGGAGLIVFNSLYIHVAFRSFHKKLRESLSTRLALAAMAVVTCALALAYGGSWLLFFPLLGLAAGAALRGRWLGRWGWSLAAVAGVVAGVKDGWNGLNIAYGTFLSTMVTAAILSLSDAVRELRAAREELATRAVAEERLRFSRDLHDLLGHTLSVIVVKSEAARRLAHRDLEAALTQVTDIESVGRQALTEVREAVTGYREGSLATELDRARSALSAADVEPVVRSSGPPLPPRVEALLGWVVREAVTNVVRHSGASRCEIAVSGGTERVRLTVTDNGAGASGPARGTGTGLTGLTERLAMAGGSLTAGAGQRGGFSVTAELPVREGQERGEQGEHGEETEEREEREESREEGAGGGGGRAGVAPASYGSP; from the coding sequence ATGACCGGAGTCCGAGGGCGGCTGCGCGGGATCTCGTCCCGCCTGGACGCGTGGCAGTTGGCACGGCAGCCGGAAGCGGCCGGGGTCGGGGCCGGTGGCCGGCCGGAGCGGATCGGGCCGCCGCCCACCGGTTTCACGCTGCTGCCGTGGCTGCTGCTGGGGCTGGGCAGTCTCGCCAACATCTTCCAGGGCAACAGCTCCAACCCGTGGATCGGCGGCGCGGGGCTGATCGTCTTCAACTCGCTGTACATCCACGTCGCCTTCCGCTCCTTCCACAAGAAGTTGCGCGAGTCGCTGTCCACACGGCTGGCCCTGGCCGCCATGGCGGTGGTGACCTGCGCTCTGGCCCTGGCGTACGGCGGGAGCTGGCTGCTGTTCTTCCCCCTGCTCGGCCTGGCCGCGGGGGCGGCGCTGCGCGGCCGGTGGCTGGGCCGTTGGGGCTGGTCGCTGGCGGCGGTGGCGGGTGTCGTGGCCGGTGTCAAGGACGGCTGGAACGGCCTGAACATCGCCTACGGGACCTTCCTGTCGACGATGGTGACGGCCGCGATCCTGAGCCTGTCCGACGCCGTACGGGAACTGCGCGCCGCCCGGGAGGAACTGGCCACGCGGGCGGTGGCGGAGGAGCGGCTGCGGTTCTCCCGTGACCTGCACGACCTGCTGGGGCACACGCTGTCGGTGATCGTGGTCAAGTCGGAGGCCGCACGTCGGCTGGCGCACCGCGATCTGGAGGCGGCCCTGACCCAGGTCACGGACATCGAGTCGGTCGGCCGGCAGGCACTGACCGAGGTCCGCGAGGCGGTCACCGGCTACCGGGAGGGGAGCCTCGCCACCGAGTTGGACCGCGCCCGTTCGGCGCTGAGCGCGGCGGACGTGGAGCCGGTGGTCCGCAGTTCGGGCCCGCCGCTGCCGCCGCGGGTCGAGGCGCTGCTGGGGTGGGTGGTGCGGGAGGCGGTCACCAACGTCGTACGGCACAGCGGGGCGAGCCGGTGCGAGATCGCGGTGTCGGGCGGCACCGAGCGGGTCCGGCTGACGGTCACGGACAACGGCGCGGGGGCGAGCGGCCCGGCCCGGGGCACGGGCACCGGCCTGACCGGCCTCACGGAGCGCCTGGCCATGGCGGGCGGTTCGCTGACGGCGGGGGCGGGGCAGCGGGGCGGCTTCTCGGTGACGGCGGAGCTGCCGGTGCGGGAGGGACAGGAGCGAGGAGAGCAAGGAGAGCACGGGGAGGAGACGGAGGAGCGGGAGGAGCGGGAGGAGAGCCGGGAGGAGGGGGCCGGGGGTGGTGGCGGGCGTGCCGGGGTGGCCCCCGCGTCGTACGGATCGCCCTAA
- a CDS encoding response regulator transcription factor: protein MPRAHPIRVLLAEDQGMMRGALALLLGMEEDLEVVAQVAAGDEIVGAALAHRPDIALLDIELPGLSGLDAAAELRERVPGCRVLILTTFGRPGYLRRAMEAGAAGFLVKDGPVEELAGAVRRVLAGETVIDPALAAAALSAGPSPLTGRECDVLRASADGATVADVAAALHLSESTVRNYLSAAIGKTGTRNRTEALRAARGQGWL from the coding sequence ATGCCCCGCGCCCATCCCATCCGCGTCCTCCTCGCCGAGGACCAGGGCATGATGCGGGGCGCGCTCGCGCTGCTGCTCGGGATGGAGGAGGACCTCGAGGTGGTCGCGCAGGTGGCGGCCGGTGACGAGATCGTCGGCGCCGCGCTCGCGCACCGCCCGGACATCGCCCTCCTCGACATCGAACTGCCGGGCCTGAGCGGCCTGGACGCCGCCGCCGAACTGCGGGAGCGGGTGCCCGGCTGCCGGGTGCTGATCCTGACCACCTTCGGCCGCCCCGGGTACCTGCGGCGGGCCATGGAGGCGGGTGCCGCCGGATTCCTGGTGAAGGACGGCCCGGTGGAGGAACTGGCCGGCGCGGTCCGCCGGGTGCTGGCCGGAGAGACGGTGATCGACCCCGCGCTCGCCGCCGCCGCGCTCAGCGCGGGCCCCAGCCCGCTCACCGGCCGGGAGTGCGACGTCCTGCGGGCCTCGGCGGACGGTGCGACCGTCGCCGACGTCGCCGCGGCGCTGCACCTGTCCGAGTCCACGGTCCGCAACTACCTCTCGGCCGCGATCGGCAAGACCGGCACCCGCAACCGGACGGAGGCGCTGCGCGCGGCGCGGGGGCAGGGGTGGCTCTGA
- a CDS encoding MFS transporter, with the protein MSHTTTDEPVRKASGATVPVLAFAGIVVAVMQTLLVPVIKDLPQLLDTSPSNATWVLTSTLLSGAVATPIMGRLGDLFGKRRMLITSLSVMVVGALLSALTDALIPMIVGRTLQGFAMGAIPLGIGLMRDMLPRERLGSAMALMSSSIGVGGGLALPAAALVAQHTDWHALYYGAAGLGVLSIALTLLVVPESPLRAKGSFDLPGALGLAAGLILFLLPISKGSDWGWSSPTTLGLFAAAVVVLLLWGLMELRVAAPLVDLRTTARREVLLTNLASIMVGVSFFVISLVLPQLLQLPSETGYGLGQSMVVAGLCVAPLGLTMMFTAPVYARLSARYGPRTTLIIGLVIIGIGYAGGLGLMSAAWQTVLTSVLIGAGIGLAYSSLPALIIGAVPASETGAANGLNTLMRSIGTSVSSAVIGMVLANTANDVGGVAVPTLHGFRVSFMIAAAAVAVGLVLAFFLPRGNPAAVTQLRASSEEDANLARAEQALAGVGPHGFRGRVLAADGVPVARAKVTLIDRHGRQAGATFSAGDGSYALAVPTKGPYVLAARAAGHGPLAHAATHGGGHPVDLDLSLPGETVPA; encoded by the coding sequence ATGTCCCACACGACGACCGACGAACCCGTCCGGAAGGCGAGCGGGGCCACCGTCCCGGTGCTCGCCTTCGCGGGCATCGTCGTCGCGGTGATGCAGACCCTGCTCGTCCCGGTCATCAAGGACCTGCCCCAACTCCTGGACACCTCGCCCAGCAACGCCACCTGGGTACTGACCTCCACGCTCCTGTCCGGAGCCGTGGCCACGCCGATCATGGGCCGGCTCGGCGACCTGTTCGGCAAGCGCCGCATGCTGATCACCAGCCTGTCCGTGATGGTGGTCGGCGCGCTGCTCAGCGCGCTCACCGACGCCCTGATCCCGATGATCGTCGGCCGTACGCTCCAGGGCTTCGCGATGGGCGCGATACCCCTCGGCATCGGCCTGATGCGGGACATGCTGCCCCGTGAGCGGCTCGGTTCGGCGATGGCGCTGATGAGCTCCTCGATCGGGGTCGGCGGCGGTCTGGCGCTGCCCGCCGCGGCCCTGGTCGCCCAGCACACCGACTGGCACGCCCTGTACTACGGCGCGGCCGGCCTCGGTGTCCTCTCCATCGCCCTGACCCTCCTGGTCGTACCGGAGTCCCCGCTGCGCGCCAAGGGCTCCTTCGACCTGCCGGGGGCGCTCGGTCTGGCGGCCGGGCTGATCCTCTTCCTCCTGCCGATCTCCAAGGGCAGCGACTGGGGCTGGTCGTCGCCCACCACGCTCGGCCTGTTCGCCGCCGCCGTCGTGGTCCTGCTCCTGTGGGGCCTGATGGAGCTGCGCGTCGCGGCCCCGCTGGTCGACCTGCGCACCACGGCCCGCCGCGAGGTGCTGCTCACCAACCTGGCCTCGATCATGGTCGGCGTCTCCTTCTTCGTCATCTCCCTCGTCCTGCCGCAGCTCCTCCAGCTGCCCTCCGAGACCGGCTACGGCCTCGGCCAGTCGATGGTCGTCGCGGGCCTGTGCGTGGCGCCGCTGGGCCTGACGATGATGTTCACCGCCCCGGTGTACGCCCGGCTGTCCGCCCGCTACGGCCCCCGCACCACCCTCATCATCGGTTTGGTGATCATCGGGATCGGTTACGCGGGCGGCCTCGGCCTGATGAGCGCCGCCTGGCAGACCGTCCTCACCTCGGTACTGATCGGCGCCGGGATCGGCCTCGCCTACTCCTCCCTGCCCGCGCTGATCATCGGCGCGGTCCCGGCCTCGGAGACGGGCGCCGCCAACGGCCTCAACACGCTGATGCGGTCCATCGGTACGTCGGTGTCGAGCGCCGTCATCGGCATGGTGCTCGCCAACACGGCGAACGACGTGGGCGGTGTCGCCGTCCCCACCCTGCACGGCTTCCGCGTCTCCTTCATGATCGCGGCCGCCGCGGTCGCCGTCGGCCTGGTGCTGGCCTTCTTCCTGCCCCGCGGCAACCCGGCGGCGGTCACGCAGTTGCGCGCGAGCAGCGAGGAGGACGCCAACCTGGCCCGCGCCGAGCAGGCGCTCGCCGGAGTCGGGCCGCACGGCTTCCGCGGCCGGGTGCTGGCCGCGGACGGCGTTCCCGTCGCCCGTGCCAAGGTCACGCTGATCGACCGGCACGGGCGTCAGGCGGGCGCGACCTTCTCCGCCGGGGACGGCAGCTACGCCCTGGCCGTCCCCACCAAGGGCCCGTACGTCCTCGCCGCCCGCGCCGCCGGTCACGGCCCGCTGGCCCACGCGGCGACCCACGGCGGCGGCCACCCGGTCGACCTGGACCTCTCCCTGCCGGGCGAGACGGTCCCCGCCTGA
- a CDS encoding MFS transporter, whose product MTSMPEATGTSSAASESSSESASAQISPRRTPPTWLVVALACAGQFLVVLDVSVVNVALPSMRTDLGLSAQGLQWVVNAYAISFAGFMLLGGRAGDLYGRKRMFLVGLGLFTLASLGGGLAQEGWQLLAARTVQGLGAAVLAPSTLTILTAAVPEGAARARAIATWTAVGAGGGAAGGLVGGALVDGLSWRWVLLINVPVGAVVLVGAVLWLTESRGGVRRRLDLPGALLVTTGLATLAYGISQTESEGWAAPQTLVPLLAGLALLALFLLVEARTAAPLMPLGLLRLRSVASANVAMLVSGSSMFSMWFFMTLYAQNVLHYSPLEAGLALVPSSLAVILGSKAAPRFMPVIGARNVAVLGTVVAAVGFGWQSTMTADGGYLTAIMIPGVLMMLGAGMAATPLASLAISGAGSGDAGLVSGLINTSRTMGGSLGLAVMSTIAASRSGGADDAGPVALTDGYALVFRTAAVVLVAAALLMWTWLPAGRPNPDPTAHSTD is encoded by the coding sequence ATGACATCCATGCCCGAAGCCACCGGTACCTCGTCCGCCGCCTCCGAGTCCTCCTCCGAGTCCGCCTCCGCACAAATATCCCCGCGCCGCACGCCACCGACCTGGCTGGTCGTGGCGCTCGCCTGCGCCGGACAGTTCCTGGTCGTCCTCGACGTGTCCGTCGTCAACGTCGCCCTGCCCTCGATGCGCACCGACCTCGGACTCAGCGCCCAGGGGCTCCAGTGGGTCGTCAACGCCTACGCCATCTCCTTCGCCGGGTTCATGCTCCTCGGCGGACGGGCCGGTGACCTGTACGGGCGCAAGCGGATGTTCCTGGTCGGGCTCGGCCTCTTCACGCTGGCCTCGCTGGGCGGCGGCCTCGCCCAGGAGGGCTGGCAGCTGCTGGCCGCACGGACCGTGCAGGGACTCGGCGCGGCCGTACTCGCCCCGTCCACGCTGACGATCCTCACCGCCGCCGTCCCGGAGGGTGCGGCACGGGCCCGCGCGATCGCGACCTGGACCGCCGTGGGCGCGGGCGGCGGTGCCGCGGGTGGCCTGGTGGGCGGGGCCCTGGTGGACGGGCTGTCGTGGCGCTGGGTCCTGCTGATCAACGTGCCGGTGGGCGCGGTCGTGCTGGTCGGCGCCGTGCTGTGGCTGACCGAGAGCCGCGGCGGTGTGCGGCGCCGCCTCGACCTGCCGGGCGCGCTGCTGGTCACCACCGGGCTGGCCACGCTCGCCTACGGCATCTCGCAGACCGAGTCCGAGGGCTGGGCGGCGCCCCAGACGCTGGTGCCGCTGCTGGCCGGGCTCGCGCTGCTCGCGCTGTTCCTCCTCGTCGAGGCGCGGACGGCGGCGCCGCTGATGCCGCTCGGGCTGCTGCGGCTGCGGTCGGTGGCGTCGGCGAACGTGGCGATGCTGGTGTCCGGCTCGTCGATGTTCTCGATGTGGTTCTTCATGACCCTCTACGCGCAGAACGTGCTGCACTACTCCCCGCTGGAGGCCGGTCTCGCCCTGGTGCCCAGCTCCCTCGCGGTGATCCTCGGCTCCAAGGCGGCCCCGCGGTTCATGCCGGTGATCGGGGCGCGGAACGTGGCGGTCCTCGGTACGGTCGTCGCGGCGGTCGGCTTCGGCTGGCAGTCGACGATGACCGCGGACGGGGGCTATCTCACCGCCATCATGATCCCCGGCGTGCTGATGATGCTGGGCGCGGGCATGGCGGCGACCCCGCTGGCGTCGCTGGCCATCTCCGGCGCCGGGTCCGGCGACGCCGGACTGGTCTCCGGGCTGATCAACACCTCCCGCACGATGGGCGGTTCGCTGGGGCTCGCCGTGATGTCGACGATCGCGGCGTCCCGCTCCGGGGGCGCGGACGACGCCGGTCCGGTGGCGCTGACGGACGGCTACGCGCTGGTCTTCCGCACGGCGGCGGTCGTCCTGGTCGCCGCGGCCCTGCTCATGTGGACGTGGCTCCCGGCAGGACGCCCGAACCCCGACCCGACGGCCCACAGCACGGACTGA
- a CDS encoding Nif3-like dinuclear metal center hexameric protein — translation MPRLSEVIAALDNLWPAERAESWDAVGTVVGDPDQEVSRVLFAVDPVQEIVDEAVKLGADLLVTHHPLYLRGTTTVAASTFKGRVVHTLVKNDIALHVAHTNADTADPGVSDALAGALDLNVVRPLVPDPADPEGRRGLGRVCELPHPLTVRELAARAAERLPATAQGIRVAGDPEATVRTIAVSGGSGDGLFDHVRAAGVDAFLTADLRHHPASEARAHSPLALLDAAHWATEWPWCELGAAQLDEISDRNGWDLRVHVSKTVTDPWTAHAASAPTSSAMGAPN, via the coding sequence GTGCCCCGTCTGTCAGAAGTCATCGCCGCGCTGGACAACCTGTGGCCCGCCGAGCGGGCCGAGTCCTGGGACGCGGTCGGCACCGTCGTGGGCGACCCCGACCAGGAGGTCTCCCGGGTCCTGTTCGCCGTGGACCCCGTCCAGGAGATCGTCGACGAGGCGGTGAAGCTGGGCGCCGACCTGCTCGTCACCCACCACCCGCTGTACCTGCGCGGGACGACGACGGTCGCGGCCTCCACCTTCAAGGGCCGCGTCGTGCACACCCTCGTCAAGAACGACATCGCCCTGCACGTCGCCCACACCAACGCCGACACCGCCGACCCGGGCGTATCCGACGCGCTGGCCGGCGCCCTCGACCTGAACGTCGTCCGGCCCCTGGTGCCGGACCCGGCCGACCCCGAGGGCCGCCGGGGCCTGGGCAGGGTGTGCGAGCTGCCGCACCCGCTGACCGTCCGCGAACTGGCCGCCCGCGCCGCCGAGCGGCTGCCCGCCACGGCGCAGGGCATCCGCGTCGCGGGCGACCCGGAGGCGACCGTCCGCACGATCGCGGTCAGCGGCGGCTCCGGCGACGGCCTCTTCGACCACGTACGGGCGGCGGGCGTCGACGCCTTCCTCACCGCGGACCTCCGCCACCACCCGGCCTCGGAGGCCCGCGCCCACAGCCCCCTCGCGCTGCTCGACGCGGCGCACTGGGCCACCGAGTGGCCCTGGTGCGAGCTGGGCGCGGCCCAGCTCGACGAGATCTCCGACCGCAACGGCTGGGACCTCAGGGTCCACGTCTCGAAGACGGTCACCGACCCCTGGACCGCCCACGCGGCGTCCGCCCCGACCTCTAGCGCAATGGGAGCCCCCAACTGA
- a CDS encoding ABC transporter ATP-binding protein: MTPTEGTTPAVSFAKAAKAYGDVRAVDGVDLRIEPGETVALLGRNGAGKSTAIALLLGLCPPDTGTVELFGGPPERAVRSGRVGAMLQEARAVPRVTVGELVAFVAGRYPAPMPAGTALELAGITELAGRRVDRLSGGQVQRVRFALALAGRPDLLVLDEPTAALDVEARQAFWQSMRAYARRGSTVLFSTHYLEEADAHADRILVVDRGRVVADGTGDELRRAAGGSRVSFDLAGRSTEGLTLLPGVRSSEVRGDRALLRTEDSDATVVALAELGAIRRLEVAPASLDDAFLALTTPAGPRPEKESVR; this comes from the coding sequence ATGACACCGACAGAGGGCACCACCCCCGCCGTCTCCTTCGCGAAAGCGGCCAAGGCCTACGGCGACGTCCGCGCCGTCGACGGCGTGGACCTGCGCATCGAGCCCGGCGAGACGGTCGCGCTGCTCGGCCGCAACGGCGCGGGCAAGTCGACGGCGATCGCGCTGCTGCTCGGTCTGTGCCCGCCCGACACGGGCACGGTGGAGCTGTTCGGCGGACCTCCGGAACGGGCCGTGCGCTCGGGCCGGGTGGGGGCCATGCTCCAGGAGGCACGGGCGGTGCCCCGGGTCACCGTGGGCGAGCTGGTCGCCTTCGTGGCCGGCCGCTACCCGGCGCCGATGCCCGCCGGCACGGCCCTGGAGCTGGCCGGGATCACCGAGTTGGCCGGGCGGCGCGTCGACCGGCTGTCCGGCGGGCAGGTCCAGCGGGTGCGGTTCGCCCTCGCGCTGGCCGGCCGCCCAGACCTGCTGGTGCTGGACGAGCCGACGGCCGCCCTGGACGTGGAGGCCCGGCAGGCCTTCTGGCAGTCGATGCGGGCGTACGCCCGGCGCGGCAGCACGGTCCTCTTCTCCACCCACTACCTGGAGGAGGCCGACGCGCACGCCGACCGGATCCTGGTCGTCGACCGGGGCCGGGTCGTCGCGGACGGCACCGGTGACGAGCTGCGCCGGGCGGCGGGCGGCAGCCGCGTCTCCTTCGACCTGGCCGGCCGGTCCACCGAGGGCCTGACGCTGCTGCCCGGGGTGCGTTCCTCGGAGGTACGGGGTGACCGGGCGCTGCTGCGCACCGAGGACTCCGACGCGACCGTCGTCGCCCTCGCGGAACTCGGCGCGATACGCCGTCTGGAGGTCGCCCCGGCCTCCCTGGACGACGCGTTCCTGGCCCTGACGACACCGGCCGGCCCCCGGCCGGAGAAGGAGAGTGTGCGATGA
- a CDS encoding bifunctional RNase H/acid phosphatase, with product MTGSRGRVREFVVEADGGSRGNPGPAGYGAVVLDPATGESLVEAAEYLGVVTNNVAEYRGLLAGLRAARELDPDAVVHVRMDSKLVVEQMSGRWKIKHPDMKPLAAEAARVFPPGRVTYEWIPRASNKHADRLANEAMDAGARGEQWSPAGSTAELDAAADAASTDVGARAADADVRAAKTVASPGWGPPDMGAPATFVLLRHGETPLTPQKRFSGSGGSDPSLSPVGREQAEKVAASLARRGTIEAVVASPLARTRETAGIVAARLGLEVAVEEGLRETDFGAWEGLTFGEVRDRHPDDLDAWLASPDAEPTGGGESFAATGVRIAATRDRLVTEYAGRTVLLVSHVTPIKTFLRLALGAPPESLFRMELSAASLSAVAYYADGGASVRLFNETSHLR from the coding sequence GTGACCGGTTCGCGGGGCCGGGTACGGGAGTTCGTCGTCGAGGCCGACGGCGGGTCGCGGGGCAACCCGGGGCCCGCGGGCTACGGCGCGGTGGTCCTCGACCCGGCGACGGGGGAGTCCCTGGTGGAGGCCGCCGAGTACCTCGGGGTCGTCACCAACAACGTCGCCGAGTACCGGGGGCTGTTGGCCGGCCTGCGCGCGGCGAGGGAGCTCGACCCGGACGCCGTCGTCCACGTGCGCATGGACTCCAAGCTCGTCGTCGAGCAGATGTCGGGCCGCTGGAAGATCAAGCACCCCGACATGAAGCCGCTGGCGGCCGAGGCCGCGCGGGTCTTCCCGCCCGGCCGCGTGACGTACGAGTGGATCCCCCGCGCGAGCAACAAGCACGCCGACCGCCTGGCCAACGAGGCGATGGACGCGGGCGCGCGCGGCGAACAGTGGTCACCGGCCGGGTCGACGGCGGAACTGGACGCCGCGGCCGACGCGGCCTCCACCGACGTAGGCGCACGGGCGGCCGACGCCGACGTACGCGCGGCGAAGACCGTGGCCTCGCCCGGTTGGGGACCACCCGACATGGGCGCCCCCGCCACCTTCGTCCTCCTGCGGCACGGCGAGACGCCCCTCACCCCGCAGAAGCGGTTCTCCGGCAGCGGCGGCAGCGATCCGTCCCTGTCGCCGGTCGGCCGGGAGCAGGCCGAGAAGGTCGCCGCGAGCCTCGCCCGGCGCGGCACGATCGAGGCGGTCGTCGCCTCACCCCTGGCCCGCACCCGCGAGACCGCAGGCATCGTCGCCGCCCGCCTCGGTCTCGAGGTGGCGGTCGAGGAGGGCCTGCGGGAGACGGACTTCGGCGCCTGGGAGGGCCTCACCTTCGGCGAGGTCCGCGACCGCCACCCCGACGACCTGGACGCCTGGCTGGCCTCCCCGGACGCGGAACCGACCGGCGGCGGCGAGAGCTTCGCGGCGACCGGTGTCCGGATCGCCGCGACCCGCGACCGGCTCGTCACGGAGTACGCGGGCCGCACGGTGCTGCTGGTCTCCCACGTGACGCCCATCAAGACGTTCCTGCGACTCGCCCTGGGCGCCCCGCCCGAGTCGCTGTTCCGGATGGAGCTGTCGGCGGCGTCCCTGTCGGCGGTGGCGTACTACGCGGACGGCGGCGCCAGCGTCCGCCTGTTCAACGAGACGTCCCACCTGCGCTGA
- a CDS encoding ABC transporter permease, whose amino-acid sequence MRDYLRLETRRTLRDPGFVIGGVAMPVLMYLLFTNLGGDAGEWKTGAMVGMAAYGAVGSALNTGGGVAEDRAIGWLRQLRVTPMPAHHVVVGRALTASVTVLPAITAVLAAGGLVNGVRLDAWQWAALALLLWLGSVPFTLLGLGNGYRLTGQTTGVANMVANLGLAVLGGLWFPLALFPDWLRTVSAYTPTNRFAELGTSVATGHAPAAGAMLVLAGWLLAFGTYAVLSYRRGAADN is encoded by the coding sequence ATGAGGGACTACCTGCGGCTGGAGACCCGCCGTACGCTGCGCGATCCGGGCTTCGTCATCGGCGGCGTCGCCATGCCGGTCCTGATGTACCTGCTGTTCACCAACCTCGGGGGCGACGCGGGCGAGTGGAAGACCGGCGCGATGGTCGGCATGGCCGCGTACGGCGCGGTCGGTTCGGCCCTCAACACCGGTGGCGGGGTCGCCGAGGACCGGGCGATCGGCTGGCTGCGGCAGTTGCGGGTGACGCCGATGCCCGCGCACCACGTGGTCGTGGGCCGGGCGCTGACCGCGTCGGTGACCGTGCTGCCCGCGATCACCGCCGTCCTCGCCGCGGGCGGGCTGGTCAACGGCGTGCGGCTGGACGCCTGGCAGTGGGCGGCGCTGGCGCTGCTGCTCTGGCTGGGCTCGGTCCCCTTCACGCTGCTGGGGCTCGGCAACGGCTACCGGCTGACCGGGCAGACCACGGGCGTGGCGAACATGGTGGCCAACCTGGGGCTCGCGGTGCTCGGCGGGCTGTGGTTCCCGCTCGCGCTGTTCCCGGACTGGCTGCGCACGGTGTCGGCGTACACCCCGACCAACCGCTTCGCGGAGTTGGGCACCTCGGTCGCCACGGGACACGCGCCCGCCGCGGGTGCCATGCTCGTCCTGGCGGGGTGGCTGCTGGCGTTCGGGACGTACGCCGTCCTGTCCTACCGCCGCGGCGCGGCGGACAACTGA